The sequence below is a genomic window from Nicotiana tomentosiformis chromosome 6, ASM39032v3, whole genome shotgun sequence.
accaccacattggcctttccgggatggtacaaaatggtgatatcatagtcttttaacaactctaaccacctccactgcctcaagtttagatccttttgcttaaacaagtgttgtagactctgatgatatgtgaatacctcacacgacacgccgtagagctaatgcctccaaatcatcaatgcatgagcaatagctgccaattccaagtcgtgCACCGGGTAATTTCTCTCATGAAACTTCAACTGccgagatgcgtaggcaatcaccctaccgtcttgcatcaacaccgcggcAATCCCAATATGTggcgcatcacaatacacagtgtaagacccagaacccgtaggcaacaccaacactggggttgtagtcaatgtagtcttgagcttttgaaagctcaactcacactcatcagactatctgaaaagagcacccttctggctcaacttggtcaatgggtctaagatagatgaaaacccctccacgaaccggcgataataacccgccaaacccaagaagctccgaatctctgtagctgaagtaggtctaggccagttctgaataACCTCGGtcttcttaggatccattttaatgccctcggaagatacaatttgtcccaaaaaggcaactgagtccaaCCAATACTCagactttgaaaacttggcatataactgactatctctcagaATCTGAAGTACGATCcgcagatgctgctcatgatcctctcgactgtgggagtagaacaaaatttcatcaatgaagatgatcacaaaagaatctaaatagagcttgaatacccggttcatcaaatctataaatgttgcTGAGGCATTTGTCAAGCCGAATGGCATGACTAGGAACTTataatgaccataccaagtccaaaaagctatcttagggacatctgataccctaatcttcaactgatggtagccagaaatcatatcaatctttgaaaacactttggcaccctgaaactgatcaaataagtcatcaatcctcggtaatggatacttgttcttgatagtgaccttgttaaactgccgataatctatacacatcctcatcaaaccatccttcttcttcacgaacaacactagTGCAACCCAGGGCGAGACACCAGGTCCAATGAATCCCTATTAAGCAAAtcatgtaactgctccttcagttccttcaactcagctggggctatatggtatggtggaatagaaatgggctgagttctcGGAGCCCAGTCAATACAaaagtcgatatctctatcgggtggaatCCCTGGTAAATCTGCAGGAAGCACTTTTGGAAACTCGCGCACAACTGGTACTAAATCCAGGGAAGGAGCCTCCGCACTAGGATCACAGATATGGGCCAAATATGtcagacaccccttctcgaccatacgtcgagccttcacataagaaatgatcttgctggtagaatggccaagagtccccctccactctaatcgggaCAACctcggcatggctaaggtcaccgtcttagcgtgacagtcCAAAATGGCGTGATAAGGTGGCAACCAATCCATACcgaagataacatcaaagtccaccatatcaagaagtagaagttATACCCTAGTTCAAAGTTGTCGATAAAAACtacacacgagcgataaacacaatctactacaatagaatcttccacaggtgtggacacatagacaggagcactcaaagaatcatgaggcataaccagatatggagcaaagtaggatgacacgtatgaataagtagagcctagatcaaataaaactgaggcaTCCCTATGGTACACCAGAAAACTACCTGTGATGACGGTGTCAAAGGACTCTACCTCAAGTCTGGCTTGgaatgcataacaacgaggatgggacccaccactctgacctctgactctcggacggcctctagctggctggcttccacctctaatggcctgacctctatctctagctgcctgacccctgactctagctagctgtgcgggcggtggagcaaccggtgccggcataatggcacgagaaccctactGAGGTCTGATGCCCATCAATCTAggacaatacctcctgatgtgacctgTATCTCCACATTCAAAACACTTTCTTGGATGCTGTGGCTGCTGAAAGTCTAAGACTTTCTTGGATGATGTGGTTGCTATGGCCATGATGGCCaagataaccactgtagtaactctgtagcagtggtgcactgataggagctaaagGAGTAATGAATGCTGGTTGCTCAGGGTGAGACCAATAAGAACCACGACTGCCCGAAGCACCGTGGGCTACTTGAAGAGCTGACTGAATTggcttgggaggatggcctctaccaaaagaaccTCTGCCTCcatatgaggcaccactgaaactaccaaaatgacgaggcctcttctcaGACACCGTCTCTCTACCCTGACTACAAATCATATCGATCCAACTAGCAATCTCTACGACCCtctagaaagaaatatcatcccccatctccttggccatctgtatcCTGATACCAAAagtaataccatcaatatatctcctcaccctctccctATCCGTGGGAATCAAAATAGCTGCATgatgggctagatccacaaatcTGGTCTCGTACTGGATAATAGTCATGCCACCCTGCTGGAggtgctcgaactgcctgcggtaCTCCACTCTCTGAGTGAAAGGAATGAAATTCTACAGAATAGCTgcgaaaactgatcccaagtaagtgGAGGTGAACCAACTGGTTTGCTCCGCTCAAAATCCTGCCAcaacctcttggcagaaccattCATCTGGAACACTACAAAGTcgactccattggactccacaatacccatgttgcACAATACCTCGTGGCAACGATCCAAatagtcctgtgggtcctcagaaggtgtaccaccaaagtgagtaggaaagagcttggtaaacttatccaatctCATCAATCCCTTAGAAGATATTGTGGGCCTCTCCCAGGGCTGTGTAGCAATAACGAGCTAAACTACTCCAACTGCTGGAACCGCCGAAGTCTGATATATGGGAGCCATCTGCTAAGGAGTGTgagtggtgggagtctgtgctcctccaccagcttgagagatggctggtgccatagCAAATACTCTAGCTcgggccacactctccatgagTCTAACTAAGCAAACTGGAGCATCCTGAAGTACGAGAGTAGCAATGAATCCATCCGGGGCCTGAGCGGGCCCAACTGGTGCGGTCTGAACTTGGATCTCCTCCTCGTGATCGATTTGAAGCTCCGCAAGGGGTGTTGCTACACGTGCTCTAGGTAGGTGTTGCAACCCCTAccctggtagtggctgcaacAGGGGGCTCGAGCTTCTTCCCGGTTGTAGATTTTGTGcttgttctcaccatctgcgagagaaaaagaatagaatggttcaaacaTCAGTTATGGAATAAAGTCTCACAATAGAGAAAgatagaagtgaaattttcctaaagacttatagcctctagaagataagtacagacatttctgtaccgatcctccaaactctactaagctttctcatgactcgtgagacctaggcaacctagtgctctgataccgaCTTATAACGACCCGAAATCCCACCcccgggaccgtgatggcgtgtaacctttcacttgctaggcaagcaaatGTTAGCTAAATTACTTACAAGTTTTACTAATTTAAGATCAAAgcattaataataataaactaTAATCTTTTGAAATAGACTAATAACACACTAAATGACAAAGTCTAATCATATCCCAAAATTTGGAGTCACGAATACTTGAGCATCTAGAGTAGTAcaaataaaatctgaacaaaataGAACTGTTTGAAACTTCATAAACAGTAAATACAAGATGaaaaggggacttcagggttgcgGACATTTACAGATATACCTCAAATCTCCTAAAGTAGCTAAATTTGAGCAGTCTTGCTACGCGCTGCCGGGACCAAcaccggtatctgcacaagaagtgcagaagtgtaacatgagtacaactaaccccatgtactctataactgccgagcctaaccttaacaaagtagtgacgaggctatggcaaTTTAATTACAAATAACCTATAcgaaataataataacagaaaaacaGGAATAGAAATAAAGCAATAAACTTATATAAACGAACCCGAAGGTCAACTACCAGAGAGCCCAAAATAATAAAGTCTCAAGTCTCATATCACAATACCGGGGATAATTCAACAATCACAAGCAATTACAACATATCAAATCTGCTGCGGTgcataacccgatcccaccatatcatcatatgTTCATatcataatgtcacgacccaaactgaagggccgcgacgggcacccggtgccttactcgaCCGAGTACCAATGCAACATGTCTTTCTTATCATACTGTCATGGGTAAATGATTTGAAAatgccgtcatgagataaccagaataaaacataagagaatactcgacatatGACGACCCAACATAATATACAAacatatacatgtgacatacgggcctataaggccgacatgatcatttgtacactcaaaacataggccgacaaggccataaaaGTATACATATACATGATATCTATctaaaagcctctaagagtacataaactccataaaggttgggacaaggCCCTGCCAtgctaatcaatacatgtccaaagtatactgaccaaataggcaactccggagcaagtggagtgcaccaacacctttcgctgagcaaataacctactaggaggactgtcaacctatctatTGGGACATgggggcatgaaacacagcattcccaggcaaaagggacgtcattaCGAATAAAGTATCGAGTATATAATGCATGAAAACCAGTATATAGAAGACGTGAAAGAAACATtaagtaaaggactcaacctgtaagtctgaatagctatgtgaatcatgaaacatttataatgtcatgcatatcatataaatgccatatcatgtataggtatatgcatacataacatcatcaagcgtctgagggcatcctatcatatcatctcggccgcAGTggacgaaatcatcaacgtataccagctgatcaggttgtggtgcatatataacactGTAACatttccccatatcccatatacatataatatacgtgtatataactccatctagtcatgggtcaatgtacatgtataaatgaatgcaatgcataaggaagtaagtcaataagatctatcggaatgtcataagatcaatatgccttcggttaatatcatgaaataaactttatcaatttaaGTATTTTCTGAGaaccatgaacagacgatataataataggacacatggggaatcaagaacaaagtcacccctagtacttctaagagttgagtcatttgtgaaagtttcgCATTTGCttgttttgtttgtatcatatggatcatgccaaaagagaagaagggatagccttaacataccttatcacagtcTGTCCAATGACCACGTTGAACTCATCTCATCAtactttaatctacaacaaccataataatactatcattacgTTACGAAAGGTTCAACTATCGCACAacaaacgacaagcttattttataataaaacggGCAACATCTGCCCTATATCTTTACCTCCACCCCAATTCAAcataacaccaacaacaacaagaacacaataataaaaacatgtatacattattttccaactttatctccatcataatataccacaaaacagcctacacacaccctaatcacttcatacacaaaacgacaaccATAGTAATGTCAAACAACCTGAAAATATAATGATGAATGGACAACCCACCATTCCACCATTATGTGTTGTTTATCCACACCcattctcctccaaaactccataaaactGCAGCAAAATAGACAACTCAAAAAtaacacgaaacagcccacaaaacagtccattaCAAGTTGAATAACTCAAACTTACGACGTCCGATAACCGTCCaatgagttcttacaattattgAACGAATTTCTCTACATTGACAGCGGAAAAAAATGGATGCAAGAGGGCAGTATACTTACCTTATTTGGTTAATATCTcatctcctatcttggttcttcaacccttaggttttcctacaactagaacttgaaaaaaaaaaagagaaaatcatTTAGGCTTTTGTGTTAAATTTTTGGGAGATGCTTGCTGGGGTGTATCTCTGATATTTTCGATCTATAATGAGTGTAATATCTGAAGGAAATCATCCCTTAAAAGGTCTCTTTGGCCGACTCAAACTAGCCCCTTTTTGGACATATTTCgtcctttcatttaagcaagtaggtgacacacctacttgttacctatgcagtctgcgcaatctcacaaaaatacaaatatctctctactccgatgtcatatAAATGAATAATTTAATGAGTtacaaactagactcgtagatattcaatttggtaggtggatcatcctgtaattccaagtatattgggagaaaaactCAGTTTTATGTTACCTAggtttcagcacatttatgaatgtaacttgtgatgacctatGCCAACTTTTTTTCCAGAACTCGCTTGAATTTAAAACGGAATACACGACTataatacgactaaaataactcataacataacctccatATCATGTTaggcaccctagtctcaccccaaaagtacatgttataatattcccaacttatCGAGTTTcgacaaaatttattttcttcgattcgtttagcttctaagccttccaactcTCTTGGTACTGTTATTAATGATCATAAATATATTTAACCtgcaaggtaacatgattaacttactttatgtgcTTTCAAACacgatctcatttttgagcttacatcaattgacttacgacatactatcacgtacaaaaacatggggtgtaacatcattcccccctttggaacattcgtcctcgaatgttgactgatgcgcttatcaatctcataacctatagctcttacaaatactttaatattgtcctttccatctaggcaactgttctgtatataaatccaaagtccagggcattcccctctttaggcctctttctcacaccatgacttgtgatcagaattcttccaatttcgaaattgttgctaccttctgtcatgcagcatgtacAACTCAGACCTTGTATGTGCACATATGtgactcttctcttctttttcctccagcttttagccaatctctaggccttactttTGAATATATACAAACctatgacaagctgtccctctgggcatctataggtgtactgaagttcttcgctcggtacgtTGTCGAACTTCTGAccattgctatatcttgtttcatagcctcggttatctatgcttatggctttactacatctaggtaggtcatctatactataattcttacttcggtttattattaccggggtctgctacccaactccaagtTACTTCCTTATTATTGTTCATCTAAAGAATGATATCTTTATCTCCTCTCATACATTGGAACTTTTATCCatttattgttgattcaccttaatgttgatctataatctaccactgataacttgaaacctcttacgtaatacattatcaCTAGGGCTCGCGTtgcatcggggaacatttgaagtgatttgcctgatccacctagggacgatactatacttcaataaccatatttcatagcatcccaatgtgattcatcttatgggggtattctaatctcgtgcaattcatgaaataccttttctttaaatcattactcaatcaaaggcctaaacgtcatctttttatctatcaccattacacccttattatactaccagggcagcatttcatCTGTTCTAAtttgctcctagtcttagactcctatgagttcattcaggctgtaCCGAGATTTCTAGAACTTAcggaaaccattagctctcttgttttgatgggtttaatcccgaggacttacctattctcgtcacctcctcactcaccttttcttatccttactcctatctacttaaaaccttgtcgctctatgaTACTTTATCTTGAGACctacatatatctatttatacacttcgtaaccttcctttaacttgctagaaccatagatttcctttcgtgccttctcagttgtctttaaatgtaaacaattactttttctggtcgttctgccacttgttgcatgaatacttggcttatcttattgTCCAtgaatactggaatttcctgtaactcatgtgatctcaaatatcacctttgattTTTTTCTCATTCGTgcagttgaattgaacttgtgtgcaaagtttagtTGACATCGGAGGTGTCTAGGGATGAATCAGACGCTTAGTTGAAGATTAGAACCATATGAACTTAATGGAGTTCAATATATGAGTTGGCCATTGATTCTTAGATGGATAGATCCGGatagtatttatggacttgttggaatattataACAGGGTTGTGGGGGTGGTGGGGGGGAGGCTCAGGTGAGTTCCGGACCACCAGGGGCATATTTGATCGTTTTTAATTGTTGGTGTCAGGGGTGTTCTTTGTGATCGTGTTGGTGGTGCCGCGATCACATAAAAGGATGGTGCCAGCTTAGGGTTTGTTCTTCAAGATGGCATGGAAGAGGTCCATGATCGCGATGTGTCGTCTGTGTAGGTGTGTTAAGCGTTTGCGAGAGGAGTGATGTGATCGCGTGGAGGGGTCTGAGGGCCAGGGTGAGTCAGGTGGAGCTTCGCAATTGCGTGGGTCTGTTTGCAATCAAGTGAGAGGTCAGGCAATGGACTTTTTCGCATTGTGATCGCGTGGATAATGaccacgatcgcgaagggtatTACTAGCAGGGGTATATTTTGTCCAGAATTTCAGGAATTAGCTCATTTTCACTATTTTTGAGTTATGGAGAACGAGAAGAGatgatttgaagagggaattcaCTACAatcttgagggtaagtaatttttactCTAATTTGATCACATATATTGATtcactatgaatttctacacCTAAACTATGGACTTCTAAagtgaaatttgggattttatctacaacttaagagagtgtaATGTGAGGTTTTGGACTTGAATTTGAAAACTAAACACATAATTTGaactcatggggttatgggtcAACGGGGTCTAGTCCTAGACTTGGATTTTTATCATGTGAGCCTGCTTTGACTTTGGTTTAACTTTTGagaattgattaaagattgaagctttattgtttggaatcgGTTTCTATGACTTTATTTGACCTCATTGAGTATTATTTGGCTTGATTTGAGCCGATTGGAGGAGATTTCTAAAGGAAATAtggttttggaaggttgaagCGGTCCTGGGAAGAGGTAATTATCTTGTCTATCATTGTTAAGAGGGAATTCACCTAGAATGGATGTGATATCTATGTGTTGCTTGAGTTGCGGGTGGTGTATATACGAGATGATGAGCGTATATACAAGGAACAAGGAGTATATCATGTTTGGGATAGTTTTAGGGTTCATTATGCCTTGTTTGATTACGTACCCTTCATGATACATGCTTTACTTGATTGTGTGACTACGTGGGTTTTATAATTACGTTAGAGATTATGTCTAGGTTTATGGTTCCTTATTTGTACATGATGAAGTATTCTTGATATATTGAGCTATTTTTCTTTAGCCTTAGTTATACTTCATTGTCATTAACATACATCTGCATATTTATTTGTATGTCTTTGTGCACCATACATATATATTACCTCACATTCATATGCATACATCTCTGCATATGGATACAGTATATGAGTTGAGTTAGGGCACGATGGTATTTTCTATGCAGATTGATGTGATATAGTACTATGAGATACTTTAGCACATTGACACATATGAGCGGATTGATGATATTTATTATAGAACCATTATGATACTGACACTTGGATATAGATTCGTCCCCCAGAGTAAGGTTATCACTCATGTTACCTCGGGCCTTGTGAGCGTCAGACATACAAGTTTGTGCTTAGTGAGGGCCATTTATGCCAGACATCCATTTCAGTGATGAGTGTGTGTGATTATGAGGGGCACTTGT
It includes:
- the LOC138893863 gene encoding uncharacterized protein, whose translation is MVDFDVIFGMDWLPPYHAILDCHAKTVTLAMPRLSRLEWRGTLGHSTSKIISYVKARRMVEKGCLTYLAHICDPSAEAPSLDLVPVVREFPKVLPADLPGIPPDRDIDFCIDWAPRTQPISIPPYHIAPAELKELKEQLHDLLNRDSLDLVSRPGLH